From the genome of Vicia villosa cultivar HV-30 ecotype Madison, WI linkage group LG2, Vvil1.0, whole genome shotgun sequence, one region includes:
- the LOC131653112 gene encoding uncharacterized protein At3g49140 isoform X1, with translation MIIIDPPIVARFHLSAAATRFSSATLNNNNRSMWNAEDVNGGLGYAPSCRLACSCGFDAPWVRSKKYSGTPFTRRNKLVKNRIRVSSEHPGSDQEPLKKNEKSSYHPFEEIAASTLENSGDDRLTAAETSRTVIEVNSKATMVLSTFISDELHQNFVWPDLPYLTDEHGNIYFQAKNGEEILQSLTEENNFVQVIIGVDTMEMISEMDLSGPSEIDFGIEEIDDQDTDDLEGSDEEDEDEDENEDENEDYDSEEWLAVLSDEDEQEDDDETLADWAKLETMRFSHPMDFAKKLTEIASDDPIDWMEQRPACVVFQGVLRPAFIEENSPIQKHLSANLSSDAEINKVTENKEESTGGINGHELNTESSEDNASQQVENDGNSNIPSDETSFYRLEMVNIQVFSAHGHPIVLELEDYAKAQPDAIARSSSKIISHLKAGGEKTLLALKSLCCRSKGIKVEEAELICVDSLGFDIRVCSGTQVQTLRFGFKKRATSEYSAERQLNDLLFPRNHPKQTKSKQAHQNEC, from the exons ATGATCATAATCGATCCTCCTATCGTCGCGCGCTTCCACCTCTCCGCCGCCGCCACTCGCTTTTCCTCCGCCACACTGA ATAATAATAACCGTTCAATGTGGAATGCGGAGGATGTCAATGGAGGATTAGGTTATGCACCATCGTGCCGCCTCGCGTGTAGCTGCGGTTTCGACGCTCCTTG GGTAAGAAGTAAAAAGTATTCGGGCACTCCATTTACAAGAAGAAACAAACTTGTGAAGAATAGAATTCGAGTATCATCAGAACATCCTGGCTCAGATCAGGAGCCGCTAAAGAAAAATGAGAAGTCATCCTATCACCCATTTGAGGAAATAGCTGCCTCGACATTGGAGAATAGTGGAGATGATAGACTTACTGCAGCAGAAACAAGTAGAACTGTTATTGAG GTTAACAGCAAAGCAACAATGGTGCTCTCAACTTTCATTAGTGATGAGTTGCATCAAAATTTTGTTTGGCCAGATTTGCCTTATTTGACTGATGAACATGGAA ATATATATTTTCAAGCAAAGAATGGTGAAGAAATTTTGCAGTCCCTaacagaagaaaataattttgtg CAAGTCATAATTGGTGTGGATACCATGGAAATGATCTCTGAGATGGACTTATCAGGTCCATCAGAAATTGACTTTGGGATTGAGGAAATTGATGATCAAGATACCGATGATTTAGAGGGCAGCgatgaagaagacgaagacgaAGACGAAAATGAAGACGAGAATGAGGATTATGACTCG GAGGAATGGCTGGCAGTTCTTTcagatgaggatgagcaagaagACGACGATGAAACACTTGCAGACTGGGCAAAATTGGAGACGATGCGATTTTCTCATCCAATGGATTTTGCTAAAAAATTGACCGAG ATTGCTTCAGATGATCCAATTGATTGGATGGAGCAGCGTCCAGCTTGTGTAGTTTTCCAAGGGGTTTTAAGACCTGCATTTATTGAAGAAAATTCTCCAATTCAGAAGCATCTATCTGCCAATCTGTCCAGTGATGCCGAAATTAATAAAGTCACAGAAAATAAAGAGGAAAGTACTGGTGGGATTAATGGTCATGAGCTCAATACAGAGTCATCTGAAGATAATGCATCACAACAGGTGGAAAATGATGGAAATAGTAATATCCCTTCTGATGAGACTTCCTTTTACAGATTGGAGATGGTTAATATTCAAGTGTTTTCTGCACATGGGCATCCT ATTGTCCTTGAATTAGAAGACTACGCGAAAGCTCAACCCGATGCTATTGCAAGGTCATCTTCCAAAATTATATCTCATTTGAAAGCTGGTGGAGAAAAGACCTTGCTAGCCCTCAAGTCTCTATGTTGTAGAAGCAAGGGTATTAAAGTGGAG GAGGCAGAACTTATCTGCGTGGACTCTCTTGGGTTTGACATAAGGGTTTGTTCAGGAACTCAAGTTCAAACACTGAGATTTGGATTCAAGAAAAGG GCTACGTCAGAATACAGTGCTGAGAGACAACTCAATGATCTACTATTTCCAAGAAATCACCCAAAGCAAACAAAATCGAAGCAAGCACATCAAAACGAATGCTAA
- the LOC131653112 gene encoding uncharacterized protein At3g49140 isoform X2 — MIIIDPPIVARFHLSAAATRFSSATLNNNNRSMWNAEDVNGGLGYAPSCRLACSCGFDAPWVRSKKYSGTPFTRRNKLVKNRIRVSSEHPGSDQEPLKKNEKSSYHPFEEIAASTLENSGDDRLTAAETSRTVIEVNSKATMVLSTFISDELHQNFVWPDLPYLTDEHGNIYFQAKNGEEILQSLTEENNFVQVIIGVDTMEMISEMDLSGPSEIDFGIEEIDDQDTDDLEGSDEEDEDEDENEDENEDYDSEEWLAVLSDEDEQEDDDETLADWAKLETMRFSHPMDFAKKLTEIASDDPIDWMEQRPACVVFQGVLRPAFIEENSPIQKHLSANLSSDAEINKVTENKEESTGGINGHELNTESSEDNASQQVENDGNSNIPSDETSFYRLEMVNIQVFSAHGHPIVLELEDYAKAQPDAIARSSSKIISHLKAGGEKTLLALKSLCCRSKGIKVEMAE, encoded by the exons ATGATCATAATCGATCCTCCTATCGTCGCGCGCTTCCACCTCTCCGCCGCCGCCACTCGCTTTTCCTCCGCCACACTGA ATAATAATAACCGTTCAATGTGGAATGCGGAGGATGTCAATGGAGGATTAGGTTATGCACCATCGTGCCGCCTCGCGTGTAGCTGCGGTTTCGACGCTCCTTG GGTAAGAAGTAAAAAGTATTCGGGCACTCCATTTACAAGAAGAAACAAACTTGTGAAGAATAGAATTCGAGTATCATCAGAACATCCTGGCTCAGATCAGGAGCCGCTAAAGAAAAATGAGAAGTCATCCTATCACCCATTTGAGGAAATAGCTGCCTCGACATTGGAGAATAGTGGAGATGATAGACTTACTGCAGCAGAAACAAGTAGAACTGTTATTGAG GTTAACAGCAAAGCAACAATGGTGCTCTCAACTTTCATTAGTGATGAGTTGCATCAAAATTTTGTTTGGCCAGATTTGCCTTATTTGACTGATGAACATGGAA ATATATATTTTCAAGCAAAGAATGGTGAAGAAATTTTGCAGTCCCTaacagaagaaaataattttgtg CAAGTCATAATTGGTGTGGATACCATGGAAATGATCTCTGAGATGGACTTATCAGGTCCATCAGAAATTGACTTTGGGATTGAGGAAATTGATGATCAAGATACCGATGATTTAGAGGGCAGCgatgaagaagacgaagacgaAGACGAAAATGAAGACGAGAATGAGGATTATGACTCG GAGGAATGGCTGGCAGTTCTTTcagatgaggatgagcaagaagACGACGATGAAACACTTGCAGACTGGGCAAAATTGGAGACGATGCGATTTTCTCATCCAATGGATTTTGCTAAAAAATTGACCGAG ATTGCTTCAGATGATCCAATTGATTGGATGGAGCAGCGTCCAGCTTGTGTAGTTTTCCAAGGGGTTTTAAGACCTGCATTTATTGAAGAAAATTCTCCAATTCAGAAGCATCTATCTGCCAATCTGTCCAGTGATGCCGAAATTAATAAAGTCACAGAAAATAAAGAGGAAAGTACTGGTGGGATTAATGGTCATGAGCTCAATACAGAGTCATCTGAAGATAATGCATCACAACAGGTGGAAAATGATGGAAATAGTAATATCCCTTCTGATGAGACTTCCTTTTACAGATTGGAGATGGTTAATATTCAAGTGTTTTCTGCACATGGGCATCCT ATTGTCCTTGAATTAGAAGACTACGCGAAAGCTCAACCCGATGCTATTGCAAGGTCATCTTCCAAAATTATATCTCATTTGAAAGCTGGTGGAGAAAAGACCTTGCTAGCCCTCAAGTCTCTATGTTGTAGAAGCAAGGGTATTAAAGTGGAG ATGGCAGAATAA